ATGCATAACGATTCCGTTCGGCTATAGTGTTGACTGCAACAAATGGTAGACTATTTAAGATTGGAATAGCGACGAAAATGACCATCAGTCGCCTTTTGGTGAGCTTATTGCACAGTGTTCGACGTCTATTAGACACCAATCGcaaatctattgaaaaatgagGATCGCTATTTGCTTCATGATTTTCGGTAAGgctttttcacaattttttcttgaaatttattATCTAAGGATTTTTGAGATGGAAGTTGAACAGCATTATAAGGATTTTGTGTATTCGACGTTTTAGGTTTCGTAGCCGTTCTTCACGCATCTGCTATTAAAGAAGCTGAATCATCTGACAAGTCTAAAATCGACGAGCCAGCTCGTGTAAGTCTTGCGCTCATTAGCACAAGGTTAATCAGATTCGATTAAATTGTGGAAATTTTGTCAATGCTAATCATCAGGAAAAACGTGGATTTGCaagcggtggtggtggtggatatGGAGGCGGAGGAGGATATGGCGGAGGAGCCGGAGGAGGAGCTGGAGGATATGGAGTAGGTTATGGTGGAGCTGCAGCTATCGCCCAGGAAGCCGCCAACGCCGCAAAAGCTGCCCAGAACGCCCAAGCCGGAGCTGCTTCTCAGGCCGCCCAACAAGCGCAAGCGAGTCTCGCAGCCCAGGCTGTCCAGGCTGCCCAACAAGCTCAGGCCGTAGTAGCGGCCAAACAAGCCCAGGCTGCCCAGATTTCCCAGGCCGCCCAAGCCGCTCAAGCCGCTGCATTCGCCGAATCTGCCCAGGCTGCTCAAGCTGCTCAGGCCGTTCAGGCTGCCGAAGCCACCAAAGTCCAGGCTTTGCAACAAGCCCAAGCTATTGCCGCTGCCGCCAAGGCCGCTCAGTCTCACGCCGCCCAAGCTGTCGCTTCCCTACAAGCCGCCCAGGCACAACAGGCGTCTCAGGCCCAGATGGCCTATCAAGCCCAAGCCAACGCCCAAGCTTTGGCTTACAAGCAACAGGCTTCATTGGCCGATCTCGCCGCTGCCCAGCAAGCGGCCAACAAGGCGTACTCGGCCGCTCAGGCCGCTCAAGCCACAGctgtcggtggtggtggtagctACGGTGGATTCGGTGGAGGATATGGTGGCGGCCATGGAGGATGTCCTGCCTGTTAATCATTGACTGAAACTGACTAACAAGATCTATTTTACCTTATTTTAACcttggaaaaatttaatttccaatAACCATGTTGATTTTTTCATCTAAATTCTATCCACGCGAAGATTGTAGATCAATCTACCaatgatattttttccttcataaCAGTAGCTTGTGTGATATAAGCTTCAAATACACTACTAAAAAGTGAATAATTCTatcttgatttttaaaaataaatcctaCAATATattaaatgaatcaaatgaaaagacaaataaaagtaGTACAATAATAACTTgtgtttaaaagaaatgtattGAAATCAACTGACGGAAACAGTGCTGAccaaaactgaaagaaaacagCTGAGAAATTTAATCTTGGAAATTCTTGACAATAATTCCAATCGGCGTCTTATTAAATTATTGACTGAAGAAAGTGGCGTAGAGCGGGCGGAACCTGGTCCTCGTCGAATAGAATTCCACTTTTGTGCAAGACTTGAGAAGCCAAACACCTCAGAGACGGTGGCGGGACGTAGTTGATGATAAATTGAAGGTCAGGATCGGGATGGCCCTGACTGGCGAGTTGACTTTGCCATTGCTGGAAGAGCATCAAGGGTGTCCAGTTGCTTTGGTTCAATTGCTGCTGGTCAATGCGGGCCCCgtattccagcagcagccaagatTGGGCAATAACGCTGTCACGATTCATGGCCAGCAAGTGGAGGGGAGTCGATCCGTACAGGTTGGCGGCGTTGGGATCGGCTCCGAGTCCAAGGATCAACCGGGTCACAGACAGAAGCAGCTGCGAATCCTCGGCCCGAGTAATAGTCGGCTCTTCCTCGTCGCCATGGTTACTCATCACTTCCACAAATTCCGCGTCGTCACGTTCGTCCGACCACATCTGAGCATCTCGGTGATGGGCACACGACGGACATCCGCTCACGTCAGTGCTGTAGTCGTAGTCGTATGGATCAATGACTTCATCCTCCGACAAATTAGAAACGTCGTCGTCACGCACATTTTGGCTCTCATCACCATCAGCAGGGCTAATATCAGGGCTGTCAATCAAGTCGCCGCCAGCGTCAGCATCACAGTCGCTACTGCTGTCCAGGTCGCTCTCATCATTGTAGTTGCTCCAGTCAAATTCGCTGTTGTCGTCTAGCCCATCATCACTGTGGCCATAGCTGCCGGTGAGTGAGCCGGACACTTGGCTCCCGgagtcgctgctgctgctgctgctgtcgtcatTGTCATCCATGTCTTGAGGAATTTCAGCGACCAGCATGTGACCGAGACTCGTCAGATTGCAAATGGTGTGCAGGAGATTCTGATTGGCGTTTCCCCACCGGTGATCCTTGGCGATGAAGAGCGACAGACTGCGCTCAAACTGTTGGCGATCCTGGTGGCTCCATTGTGGCGTCATCTCGCTGGCCCAGAAAATCAGTTCGACGATGAAACCGGCCAGACTGACCAGAGTGTTGGGGTAGATGTTCTCGAGTCTGCGATTTGCCTGCAGATGGGACATGTAACTGCAAGCGAAATCGAAGGTGGCCATCAGACTGGCAAACGGGAATTCTTCCTGGCCGGCCGGCTTCTTCTGTCGTAGATGGGCGACACTTTTCGTCATGATGTCCAAGGCCCAGTTGACTATACGACTCGTCTTCCATCCCTTCCACTCGAGTCCTTGCTCCGATTGCTGCAGAAAGAGCCTCAACGCGCGGATGATGGCCTCGCCGCTCTGCTCTTGCTGGCCGAAGGAATAGACGGAAGCGCATCGGCACAAGTAGGTGAGATTAAAGATGTGCGGACCATCAGGATGCACCATGTCCAGCACTCGCTGGCTGACCAAAAGTCCCTGGGTGAAGAGCTCGAAGGTGTTGCTGGAGAGCTGCTCCAGTTGTTCCAATGTGGTAAACTCGGACGTCAAGCCGAAAGCCAGGCCAGCTTCTGATGGAAGAATAGTTTTGGGTAGATCCGGCTCGTCAGCCGCTGTCGAGTGACGAAGATGCAGGGCTGCTCTCCAGTACTTGAGGCCGTTTTGCGGGGCTGGATGCGTttcgtaaaagtaaaaattgactgCGCCCATCAGTTCCAGAATGTTGATCTTCTCTTGTCGGCCGTTGGGACTGGAGACGATGGAATCGATCATTGGGTCGGTTTGATGTGATCTCACTTCCGCGGTAAGGAGGTAGGCGGCAATGTCCAGCTCTCCGCAAACGATAGCCGCGTACAGTGCTGGGACGTCCAGGTATTCGACGCCACCGCACACGAATCGTCCGATTTGCACGATGGGAACGTCCAGTTTGTCAACCAAGAATTGAACCATTTCCAAATTTCCCAGCTGGATGGCCACCAGCAGCGGCGTCTGCCCGTGTTCGTTGTACGATGTCGACAATTCGGTGGTCACTGCCGGCCCGTGGGTTTGCAGAATGTCAGTCACATCTTGACTGGATCCTCCGGTTACAGCCTGGAAAAATGCCTCGCAGTCCTCGTAAGTGATGAGCTGGGGATCCGTTGAAGGGAGTGGATACGAGGCTGGTGGCGTATAATTTGCCGGGACACGCCTCAACACTTTTCGCCATTTCTTGATCATTTCCATCGGATAATCTTCGTCGGACCAAAATCTTCGCCAAATCTTTCGCCAAACCATTTTGACTTTCTCACGAGATTCCTCCATCTTGTTTGCACAGGTTAAAGACAAGTTACGTTATATCTAGAAGAACACAGTTAAGATAAACGATGGGATCCTTCAGATTTTCGATCCTTTTTATATCAACGGGAAGAGCCAGTTTTTGTTGGCAAGTCGACCTCCTCCTGCAATTACGATGATATCTCGAAAATGTGCCAACCGattaacttgaattttttggcgTTGAAtacgttttaatttttcaaatattaaccAACAGTTTTATTTCATGCAGAGTAatacaatttaatttgataatcGTTTCAATTCAACGTTATAGTTGAGTTGACTGGCGCCGATCGGTGTAGTTTGCAATGTGGCCGCTTGGTGGGTGAATTGCGCAACGGCAATTAGGGCAGTGTGTCGCAACACATGTTGCACAACATGTTGCGTCACATTGTGTCACAATACATTTGGAATTTCGACCACCATCAGAATTGATCCATTTGTGTAGTTACAGGTAGGTTGTTTTCCTGTTGCTGAAGATATCAAAATAACAAGTCACAAGTAACAATAATGATTTGACAGATCAAAATACCGAGAAATACAGCTAGACTAATAACAATTTACAAGAACTTCCTTGTTAAATAATTGCACATAGTACGATTTTACTTGCtcacctgtttcttttttccacaaCAACATGTACAGCACCATGGACATGAGATCACAAATGCCGCCATGCATGCAAAAATAAGTTCGTGATCCATAGTGCAAAGTTGAATACTTGGTTGAATAGGTCACGCTGTCAAACTTGATATTATACTGACTTGTTTTCTTCACTGGAATCAGGCAAATAAGTCTAATTAGCTGCGTTATTACTATAACTAGAAGTTTTTCACTCATTTTTTGGGGTGAGTATTAGAGTTGAGACCGAAGCGGCTGTTGCGCTTCGGTACCACGCCGCCTAGGATGCCAACCGTGACGCACGGAAGGCTGATTGATTCGTATAATATCCCTAACCACATACCTCATCTTTTGTCATCATAGTGAAAACCCATCAGAGACCCAATTCCGTCAACCGTCAACCGAGACCACATTTATTCAAACCGCTTCTTTTAGATTCTAACACAACTACACAAGTTAACAGAGCAATTTATTAAAGCCATAAGCATTAAACACATACACGTTATAAGTTGCACAAAGCAGGGGAATTCCGAATCTGGTTCTAGTTTGATTTTGCGATCCATAACATGTGTCGGCTTGTTCTAAAACATATGTCgatttttatcatttcgtctatcgatatcttaaagactaattagaatattactgtcgtctgctactctgctttctttcgttttcgtttacattttttacaataaattagaaaattacaAGTTCAAAAAGGCCTTAAAAGAGACGAAGTTTTGCAGATATTAAAGATAACGGAAAGATCTCTTTGTTTTGGAAACGTGGCAGCACGAAAAATAGCaggacaaataaaattacaaaaatgtggtggTCGTTGCAGCTCTAGCTCTAGCTGGCCGTGTCTCTATAGAATCGCTTATTACACACTTCATGCTGTaaagcaggtaaataaaaccaaGAATATGAATAgaacgagtaacctgagccccggtcaaatccggggaactttggtcaTTCATTAGGTCTAACATTAGTCATTTAAACTTGTTCCAAGtgtgtgaaatgttagttcaTGACTAGCATTTGGCATGTAAGCCCCCTGTCATCATGCATGGAAGTTTGTTTCCGCACCATGTAtcaacctttttctttgtgcagatttccAGCCTGAGCTAGACATCATAACAATATGATATGCAAGTTTTCCTTGGTTTTTGTTGTGACCTATTGTCAGCTacaatctcagcatcatcgcttgggtaataagttttgttactttttttaacctctgtgacctgctagatatttgaATGATGTATGATTTTGTACAGAAGCTGTGTGTTACATGAAAACCCCCAATTCTAATGTTCATTAATAATACGGGTTTACCCaccatctcattttcaacttttccttactgTTATTGTTTCTGTGAATGTTTTTCGTGAcccagtttctattttttgtttagataaaaAGCAGGATCCTGTTTGCATTTGGAGAAACTACCCATGTCGGGCGATTCATCTggtttcccctttctttaaatgtcctagTGTACacccatgcgagtgtgggggtattcacgaggactcccttttTTCCTGTCTCAtccgcctggtggattcaactcttTCGAGATCAGCAGAGAACTGAGCAACTGTgaatgcctggccgtatttcccaggctttaAGGTAGGAAAAATCTTATCTCCATTCTTCCgcattcttcctttttgactaaACTTGGTAGCGTTGATTATCAATCGGGGTATACGGTATCGTGGTACGGAGTACCATTATTCCTGGCTATGCTGCCGTTGACTGGAACTCTTTTGCTCTtgccttttttgttgaatCAGTAAGGGCTCATTCAATAACTCATTTGTCGAACTgtagatcaggcttgttttgtacctcacaactttgtggGCCCCCAACTTTGTAGCAAACAATCGAATTAAAAAcatatttgaacttgaaagaCTTTCAAGGAAAGTGCAGCTAGAGAATTGTTTGACCAAGCACCTCCTCGTTATAtcctgttttattatttccaccaCTTGAGTGACTAACGTTCTTTCTACATTGAAAGTGGAGaaggaaagtaaaaattaaaccGTTGCCAATTGTCACCGtaaaaagataacaaaaattgaattcgtaATCAGACAAAAATCTCAAGAGTTATCTCAAATTATCTGTAAAACTTGTTTTGTGGGCATTTCCACGAGCCTGTTCGTTATTGTTTTCCTCGACATTTTGGCAGCAGCTTCAGCTTCGCTGATAACGGCAGCTTGGAGAATGGAGAGCAGCTACAAAACCTGCAGAAACCAAATGTTGTAAAACAGAAAGATTTCAGTTTacgattgaaaaagaaaaaaataagattccaACATTACTAGCTAATAATCGTATTAAAATGAGTTTGTTTTTGCCAAATTCACCCAAGACTATGAGATAACGAAGAGTAAGTTTCATCTTGCTGAAATGAGATTGGAAGGTTCGATTTTGCTGAGTGATTGTCGAACACTGGTAATACTATTTTTGGAATATCACTCTTCCGCAGCTCTTGgtggttctttttctctttctatcaTTGCGACGATGGCGGCTATGTAGCCTACGGCTGGTTTAGCGACAAATCGATTGCGGGACTACTCGGATGGGAACCGGAACATGTGCCGCCCGCcctgtttttccctttctatATAGTCATCGGCTTGGACGCTCTTATTCGGCTCGCTGGCTCTCCCGCCGTCAGCTGACAGCCTTCTCACGCAGCGTCGTTCGCGGGAattatatataaagaaaagaagtaaaagaaaaaaaggtatatataaaaaatatagagaCAAACAAAGATGGCCGCTCCTGCAAAATATCAAGGAAAACTATCcgtttaataataaattcaatcatttcatCGAGGCAATTAAACGAATCAAATTCAACGCTTCGCTATAGAATAGTTGAACCGTCGAAATGAGCAAAAAGGAGTGTGGGGGGACGGACGAAATCGAGTTGAGTGGAGTTTGAAAAGGGCCGCCAGCGATAATCTGCGATTGTGTgttgaagaagagagagagggaaaccCTATAGCGTCAATCCAAATAGAGAGGGATGAACAAGAGCAAGAgggctgcagctgctgctatCCATTATGTACAGCACAGCATCGGGACTTAAATGCGCCGCGAGGACCCgctttttattataatattatagaaTGCGGTCACCGTTTAACTTCCATTATATTCTCCCGACACACAGCGCACACAAGAAAATTcggaaataaaatcaaagtgaAAAGTTTCAAATCACTTGAAGCTGTTTGTCGAACCCCCCCAATCCTGTCAATCAAAAATCTCCCCCCACTCACTATTCTTTAAATCCCTCTGAATTACCGTATCTGAAATTCATTCCTAAACTTTTGTATCGACGAAAATTATAAGCTCattataatacacacacatttcgATTTCGATAGAACAAAATGGCGGACCGAACGAACTTGTGTGCCGACctcaaaaaatctaaatctCCGATAAAAATCGAATACGTCGGTCATCTTTTGTTGCCTATCGGTCGGCCGCTCCCACATTTTTGCGGCTTTCTTGTATTTTCCTCatcgagaaaaaacaaaacgttgTACACTAGAGAGAGATAAGATAAAATGccggacagcagcagcaactagCAGCGGCTCGGAGCTCCTTTATATTCTCCCGCTTGCGTCTTTTTATGATGTCAGCCGAACGAGAGATCACACacaagaattattatttctctctctgtatgttataacaatagaaaacgttattgggttttttctctctactgTCGTATATAGGTGGAGCCATCTTATGTTATAGCCCAGGCTGATAGATATAGGACTCAATTCTGTGTGCCCAGGCTCGAGAGGTTTATTGCGGTTGAGTAGactttttggacttttttctcccccttggattaatacaaaaaatcgttcgctgtatgtttataaaaaaatataagaattaAGATCAGATCAACTGAATCAGCTGTGCTCTAGGCCCGGTAGAAAATGATATTTTCCACTGGGGTggtcttatttctctctcccgttcagaaaaatgatttgtttgttatttttgtgtgGGGGGTAACATTCATAAGGATTTCCGTATGGGGAGTGAACGTACAGTAAGCAATTAATTGTTTGTCCTGACTGGttaaacaagagagagaaaaaagagggagagtatagagacaacaaaaaagaaaaagtgaactCTTGTGTGTACCTCACACCTGGAGCCAagggaaaacacacacacaattattATTGTCACCCTCAGGACTGGCACAACTGTTGCCTATACATGActcacatgtgtgtgtgtgtgtaaccaAGGCATAATGTTACACCGTCGGTCAAACATTCGCCCATATATCTACTGGGACAGCAGCACATCAGCGTGCGCTGCCAATGCGCTGAATTATTGAAAGAATTTATCCAGAGACGGGAATCGCATGTCGAGCTCATCTCCGCCAGACGGATATCGATACAactctgtttttttaaatggacaCATAGAGGTAGGGGGGAAGATGTATTCATAAAACACACGAGATACATGTCATCTGTTCAAAAACCCCCAAACATGGACGGGCGCCGTCACGATATGCATTCTGGTTCCCCCCTAATATGGATCGAAAGAAAACTTGTATCAGTAAAATGCCATCTCGATATATACTATTCATCACATCTCTAAGCTCTTTTTTGGATTTGAACGATTCGGGACTTAGAGTGTTAGATATATTTACAGCTGTGGGCGATGATATCTCCCGATTGCTATCTCGAcacaaaaaatcgaatttctcGTCGGGTTAAATCGAACGTGTTTTGGTGGCGGTTCTTATTATATGTAACAGGACAGCGATATGATCGTAACAGCTTCATCGATGGTCTCTCTGCTGCAATCAACAACACTATTATATACAAGTCGCGGCCCATGGTGGTGTGTATTAGAGGAGAAGCGATTGGTTCCGCTCCATTCACGCCAGGCGGGccgggtgctgctgctggaacatgcacgtgttattcccccctcTTGTACTATTCAATTCaccaaagtatttttttttattccatcgtCGATGATGGGCAAAAGGTGATGCTGATTCGATTCGTCACAGCGGTCTCTGGATCGCTCCTATTCTCTATGATATTATAGGCCGTCAAAATGTCTATCCATCAAGCAACCAgcctttttccccccgttcCGTCGTGTACATCGACACGCCTATCAAATTGCGCATTTGTCTTGGCGCCATTATTCACGCCGACTGACTTTGACTGCCTGTTGTGTCCTATCCTATATGTACTGCAGTTTGTTGCCTATTGTGTCCTATAGAAACTTTTGGCCATAGTCTATACACTCTcaaactgagagagagagacgtggTGTTGCGTTATTCATTCAATACAAAAGGGAGAGTCCGAAATCGACAGGTTATATAAGCTGATGCgcatttctatattttttcttccccccaaTGTTCGTGTCAAGATGAGATCATCGGCACTGATGACGTCGTAAATGAACTTGGAattttggctgtttttttttttcggtgaaTCACGCCGCTCCATCtgcggaagaaagaaaaacgaacgagATGACGAGGTGGAAGCCAGAGCACACATCTCTCATTTGGATATATAGACCAATTTGCATACCAGCAATAATGTACTACTTGACTGACCTTCGTTCGAAATTAAGCCTCGGGCGATTATTAAAACAGATTTTATGGTGGCAAAACTCAAACGTCGAATCACTTTTCTTATATCCTCCGTAAagtaaagagaagaaaattgagCTCAtcgattgaaattgaaattcattcgATGATGTAAGCGGGGTGAAGTTTTCCCGTCGAATATGATTGGCTGCTGTGGGTCGTCGGGGGATGAAATAGCTCACGGTGATTGGTCGCCGTCTCGGCGCACGCTCTACTATCACACACTCAcgcccagtgtgtgtgtgtatctctaCACAGTAGTTAACAGGGAAATAAAGTACGGACCCGCCCAGCCTCAACCCCCGGCGTCACCACACACACTCCGTCGAAAAGGTGGGGGTGGAGAGTTACAAGCCGTACACGTTTGATGTGTCATttggagagagagggaaaaaggaGGAGTAGATATTATGTACAGCAGAGAACGACGTCCGGCATTTAAAGGCTTGTTTGTCCGGCACGTGCCAGTCACACTCCAGCCATTGACACCGTCAGTCGGCCTACATAACCGTTCGACATCTAAATCCGGAATTCCTCCAGGAATTATACAAGAACCCCAGTGAAAtagtcaaagaaaaagaggcgggaaaaaatgaatttcgatTTAGAATCAGTTAACCGGCAGTTTTTGATCGAGTCGTCGGCCTCGGCGTCGCACTGCCTGGCCGATTTCACGGCCGATTCGTCGACTTTCTACGACGAATCGTGCGGGACCCGCTCGCCGTCGGACGATTCGGAATTGATGAGCGGGAGCGACGCCGAGTCGGCCTATTCCTCGTCGCCGGACCAGCGGAGCAGCGACAGCGGGACCGGAGGAGCTTCGTCCTCTTCGCTGCTGCGGACGGCCAATTCCAGCAGCGGcgtcggcagcagcagcagccgctctTGGCGTCGCAAGCGACGCTGCGGCCACCAGCAGGTCCACCAGCGGCAGGCAGCCAATTTGCGGGAGCGTCGCCGCATGCAGTCCATCAACGACGCCTTCGAGGGCCTACGGACCCACATCCCCACTTTGCCCTACGAGAAACGGCTGTCAAAGGTACCAAGAACTTTAAACATTCCATCGCAGAATAAAAGGCGCCGTTATGGCGTGTTGCGCCCGGCCTGATAGTGGCCCTAATCTCTTGGTTCTTTGATGCCCCTGTCGGTTGATGGCTGGGCGATCAGGCGGCCCAGCACCTTATTGTCCAGTTTCGAAATTGAGTTTGGTCCGACTTTGTCGGGAGATAATACGGAAGCTAAACTCTGGTGAAAGAAACACGCCGACCGCGATTGATAAATTGATAATCGCCCAgttcttttgtgtgtcggggttttttctcttcaactgattgctgctgctgcggtcggcgggagaaaaaaacaaaacaaatcgtcCAATATTTACCTAATTCCCTTCGCCGACATTGTTGACTCTATCGCCGCTGTAGACAACTTGAAACAGTAGAGGTTATTTAGCTGTCTTTTGTTTCTGACCAGTTGGGGGGACTCTTGTCGTCTATATTTGGAAATGGCcgttttgaaaatcttttgcgTACCTGTAGTCtctggtgctgatgttgtatttttaacttattcctttcgtttttttggtttctttgtgGTGCGCGGTATATTTATTGTATTAGGTGGACACGCTGCGTTTGGCCATTGGCTATATTGGTTTTCTTGCCGAGTTGGTGGCTAACGACCGACACCCCACCGACGTCCTTCAGAACGCCGTACCTGAGCCGCCGAAAAAGATCTTCATTAGCTCAACTAAAGGTGAGCGATGCCATCCTGGTTGGATTGTATTTTTCGGACCTTGTTTGCGCCCTGTCACATCCCCCGCTGAGCTTCCATATgcaaaataacttttgaacAACGACAAATTTCAACCTTGGTCCCGCTTGCTATGGTCCACAGCAGTAATAATAAGTGGCAGAGGATAATTGGTATGTAGGCCCCCGGCTTCTATAATTAGACTACAAACAGTGCAGATAAATTCTAGACTTGTTATAAGGCTCGGACATTTTTCTAATTGCTAAACATTTCTGTTGTAAATAACGAGATATAAGCAGCGTAGGGGGTTACAGGGATCGACTGCTAATATTCcagcagtttttttattttaaatttgaatgacaTTTTCATGAATTCCATTTCTATTATATTCTCGAGGACTTGACCCTATAAACCGAGTGGGGTAGTTAAATAGCCCTTGAATCATCGCTCGACTTGAGTCTATAAATGTTCGCATCGTACACGGGGCaggtgtcttttttttttatattcataaCTCGTCCCAAAAACTCCAAAGCACAACAGCACTCGAAAATCGAATCAAACGAATATTgtccccccttttctcttttatttatttatttatttctgtgcTGGGGACGAGAGCTATTGTGTCAACCCATGGATGATGGTTGCCAATTGATGTGGGGGGACAaaatatgaacaaaaaaaaacacgacaaaataaaaagggggaaagaccCGCTGttgaagagaagagagaaagagaacaaTAGACTATTGCGTGAAGAGCTCTCCTCATTTCCGGGTTGGTCATCCTCTACGGTGCTCATCTTTTTCAGTGGTTTACCTATACATACTATATTCACGTCATAATTCCCCTAAATATCTAAATGGGTTTTTTTCCC
This DNA window, taken from Daphnia pulex isolate KAP4 chromosome 2, ASM2113471v1, encodes the following:
- the LOC124204778 gene encoding glycine, alanine and asparagine-rich protein-like, with the translated sequence MRIAICFMIFGFVAVLHASAIKEAESSDKSKIDEPAREKRGFASGGGGGYGGGGGYGGGAGGGAGGYGVGYGGAAAIAQEAANAAKAAQNAQAGAASQAAQQAQASLAAQAVQAAQQAQAVVAAKQAQAAQISQAAQAAQAAAFAESAQAAQAAQAVQAAEATKVQALQQAQAIAAAAKAAQSHAAQAVASLQAAQAQQASQAQMAYQAQANAQALAYKQQASLADLAAAQQAANKAYSAAQAAQATAVGGGGSYGGFGGGYGGGHGGCPAC
- the LOC124204770 gene encoding uncharacterized protein LOC124204770, whose protein sequence is MEESREKVKMVWRKIWRRFWSDEDYPMEMIKKWRKVLRRVPANYTPPASYPLPSTDPQLITYEDCEAFFQAVTGGSSQDVTDILQTHGPAVTTELSTSYNEHGQTPLLVAIQLGNLEMVQFLVDKLDVPIVQIGRFVCGGVEYLDVPALYAAIVCGELDIAAYLLTAEVRSHQTDPMIDSIVSSPNGRQEKINILELMGAVNFYFYETHPAPQNGLKYWRAALHLRHSTAADEPDLPKTILPSEAGLAFGLTSEFTTLEQLEQLSSNTFELFTQGLLVSQRVLDMVHPDGPHIFNLTYLCRCASVYSFGQQEQSGEAIIRALRLFLQQSEQGLEWKGWKTSRIVNWALDIMTKSVAHLRQKKPAGQEEFPFASLMATFDFACSYMSHLQANRRLENIYPNTLVSLAGFIVELIFWASEMTPQWSHQDRQQFERSLSLFIAKDHRWGNANQNLLHTICNLTSLGHMLVAEIPQDMDDNDDSSSSSSDSGSQVSGSLTGSYGHSDDGLDDNSEFDWSNYNDESDLDSSSDCDADAGGDLIDSPDISPADGDESQNVRDDDVSNLSEDEVIDPYDYDYSTDVSGCPSCAHHRDAQMWSDERDDAEFVEVMSNHGDEEEPTITRAEDSQLLLSVTRLILGLGADPNAANLYGSTPLHLLAMNRDSVIAQSWLLLEYGARIDQQQLNQSNWTPLMLFQQWQSQLASQGHPDPDLQFIINYVPPPSLRCLASQVLHKSGILFDEDQVPPALRHFLQSII
- the LOC124204786 gene encoding pancreas transcription factor 1 subunit alpha-like, encoding MNFDLESVNRQFLIESSASASHCLADFTADSSTFYDESCGTRSPSDDSELMSGSDAESAYSSSPDQRSSDSGTGGASSSSLLRTANSSSGVGSSSSRSWRRKRRCGHQQVHQRQAANLRERRRMQSINDAFEGLRTHIPTLPYEKRLSKVDTLRLAIGYIGFLAELVANDRHPTDVLQNAVPEPPKKIFISSTKDVQHHGVVSVASVHSISWSSEKENASASHPGGVMVAKLWTPEDPRSLRTHQESGGGGPFAQAN